The following nucleotide sequence is from Pseudomonas sessilinigenes.
AAAAGAGATGGCCCACCTTAGAAGGACGATGGCTTAAGCTGTAGAGCCAAAAAGTGCATAAATGACTAGGCCATGATGCTCGCATTCGAACTGGACCGCAGCCAGACGGCGCCGATCTATCGCCAGCTTTATCAACGGTTTCGCGAGTCCATCGCCGATGGCCGCTTGCGTCCGGGAGACCGGGTGCCGGCGGTGCGCGCCCTGGCGGCGGAACTGAACCTGGCGCGTGGCACCGTGGAGGCGGCCTACCAACTGCTGATGGGCGAGGGCTACCTGACGGCTCGCGGGGCCGCCGGGACCATTGTGACGCCGCAGCTGGCGCCGGTTGCCGCGCCCATGCCGCACACCCCGGTGGCGGCCACGGCCTACCAGGCCACCCACGCCGGCACGCCGCCGCTGGCGCTGCAAATGGGCCTGCCGGCGCTGGATGCCTTTCCGCGCAAGCTCTGGACCCGCCTCGCGGGCCGGCAACTGCGCCAGGCGGGCACCGAAGGCTTCATCTACCCGGACTCGCGAGGTTATGCGCCGTTGCGGGCGGCCATTGCGTCCTACCTGGGGATTTCCCGGGGCATCAGCTGCCAGCCGGAGCAGATTTTCGTCTGCGCCGGCTACCGCGCCTGCCTCGACCTGATCAGCCACACGCTGATGCACAAAGGGGCCACCTGCTGGCTGGAGGAGCCCGGCTACTTCATGGCCAGGAGCGCGCTGCTGGCGGCCGGCGCCCAGCTGGTGCCGGTGCCCGTGGACGATCAGGGCCTGGACGTCGCCCAAGGCATCGCCCGCGCGCCAGAGGCCGATTTTGCCGTGGTCACCCCGACCCACCAGAGCCCGCTGGGGGTGTCGCTGTCTCTGCCGCGGCGCCTGGCCCTGCTGGACTGGGCCAACCGCCAGGGCAGCTGGATCATCGAGGACGACTACGACAGCGAGTACCGCTACCAGGGCAAGCCCTTGCCGGCCCTCAAGAGCCTCGACCAGCAGGGCCGCGTGCTCTACACCGGCACCTTCAGCAAGGTGTTGTTTCCAGGGTTGCGCCTGGCCTATCTAGTGGTGCCCGCCGAACAGGCCCAGGCGTTCGCCCGGCAGGCGGATCGCTTGCACAATCACTGCCCGCAGCTGCTACAGGCGACGGTGGCGGCCTTTCTCAACGAGGGGCACTTTGCCCGACACTTGAAGAAGATGCGTGGCCTGTATGCGCGTCGGCGGCAATGGCTGGTTGAGGCGCTGCACCAGCAATTGGCGGGGCGGTTGCAGATAGACCCGCAGGCCGGGGGCATGCATGTGGTGGCCGGCTTGGCGGAGGGGGACGATGTGCAGATTGCCCAGCGGGCCTGGACGCAGGGCATCGCTGTGGAGCCGCTGTCGCAGTGGTACCTGGGGGAGGGGGTTAGGCAGGGGTTGGTGATGGGGTTTACCAATGTGGGCAGTGCGGAGCAGGCGGTGGGCGTGGCGAGGCGGTTGGCTCAGGTCATCAGCTGAAAGGGGCTGTGACCGCTGAGGCGGGAGTCTTTGCTATGGCAGCCCCAGCCATTTGGCAGGCCATCCCGCTGGGGTGCGCGGCAAGCACAACAGTCCTCATACCGCTTGGCCTGCCCTCCGGAGCTGCTCTCAGCGCCCGAGCTTTTCCAGCGCGGCATCGGCCAGGAAGGACGACCGGCTCTTGATGTTGTGCTCACGGACAAAGCGGTCGATCTGCTGAATCACATAACCTGGCAGCGTCACGTTGACCTTCTCGGTCTTGCCCAGGTACGGCGTGATGTCGATGTCCAGCATGCCCCAGCCCATGCCCGCGAAATCGGGGTTGACGCGGTGTTTGTGGGTGGGTGAGGGCAGGGGAATGGCTTGTCCGGCGCGGGCCAGTTCTTCGAGCATGACGTGGGCGATCTCGATGGCGGCGCTGTAGGCGCTCTCGAAGGTGTCGCCGGCGGTGACTGCGCCGGGGATGTCGGGAATCTGGATGCCGGTGGCGGTGTGTTCGTCGCCCCATTCGATGCAGATGGGATATTGCATGGGGATCTCCTCAATAGGTGTGAAGGGGGCAGGCGCTATATCAGTCCGGCCAGTTTTCGGATGGCCCTGACCGTTCCCCGTGGCAGGTCCTTCTTCGGGTGAGGCACCGGAACGGTGTTGGGTCTGTAAGGATGCTTGAACAGATGGTGGCTTCCGGTTATCCGGTCCAGTATCCATCCTGCGGCTTCAAGCTCCTTGATTAGCTGTCTGCTTTGCACCTCCATCTCCTTGTCGGGGTGAGAGGTGCTTTATAACTCCAGGCGCATAGTAACGCAGGTTGAATTGTGTGTCTGGAGTTATGTATCGGGGCGTGTCGTTCGGGGGTGGTTTTTGGCCTTGGACGGTGGGGCAGGCCGTTCAGGGAGGCTTGGGTGTCGAGGTAGAAAATGGCGCCGTCATCGCATCCTGTCGCGGGCACCGGATCGGCGGCTGCGAAGGTGTTGTGGACGCTGATGCGAACGGCCAAGGTTCTCGCGGATGTTGCTGCGAAGGGGAATTACCGGGGCGGGGAGTGGGGACCGGCCACGGTGGATTGGAGGGGATGTTTGAGGGGGGCGTCAGCGATCCACAAACTCAGCTGTTTTATGAAGTGCGAAGACGTCAGGTATTCGAGTCGGGCACCTGCTCCGCATGTGCCCTTGACCCGAACAACCGGTCGGCTAGCTGTCGACCTCGCTCCAGTCCTTGCGCCGTCAACCAGATGGATTTGTTTCTGTTGACTGGATCACTGATGAAACCCTGCTCATGCAGTCGATTCATGATCTGGAAGTCGAACCCTTTCCACGTATTACCTTGGTCGCGGCTGTAGGCTGCCAACAGGGCAAGCACTGCGTCTTCGATCAGCCTCTCGTCGTATTCCATGGTCGTTACTCCGCTTTTGTTCTTCAAACGCTCGGAAAATCTCCGCCATTCTTAAGATAGCTGACCGTCGAAACCTGTAGCCGCTGTCGAGCGCAGCGAGGCTGCGTACGAGGACGCAGTCCTCGCCAAACCTCACCTGGCCCATACGGTTCTGCGTGCATATCCGTTGCTGCGGTCACGGCCTCTATCGGTTCCGCTCTTACAGCGGGTCACTTTGGAAAAGCCCCAAAGTAACCAAAGGGCTTCTGCCCCCGCATCCGGCGCCTCGCTAGTGCTCGGCGTTCCCTCACTCCGGCATTGCTCCGGGGGCCCGCCGCCACAGGCCATCCATGGCCTGACGGCGGCTAGCTCGGCATCCATGCCGAGCTGCCCCCTACGCAACGCCTGCGTTCGGCCTCCTGAAGGGGCAGGTGGATCAAGATCAAAAGCCAA
It contains:
- a CDS encoding PLP-dependent aminotransferase family protein, encoding MMLAFELDRSQTAPIYRQLYQRFRESIADGRLRPGDRVPAVRALAAELNLARGTVEAAYQLLMGEGYLTARGAAGTIVTPQLAPVAAPMPHTPVAATAYQATHAGTPPLALQMGLPALDAFPRKLWTRLAGRQLRQAGTEGFIYPDSRGYAPLRAAIASYLGISRGISCQPEQIFVCAGYRACLDLISHTLMHKGATCWLEEPGYFMARSALLAAGAQLVPVPVDDQGLDVAQGIARAPEADFAVVTPTHQSPLGVSLSLPRRLALLDWANRQGSWIIEDDYDSEYRYQGKPLPALKSLDQQGRVLYTGTFSKVLFPGLRLAYLVVPAEQAQAFARQADRLHNHCPQLLQATVAAFLNEGHFARHLKKMRGLYARRRQWLVEALHQQLAGRLQIDPQAGGMHVVAGLAEGDDVQIAQRAWTQGIAVEPLSQWYLGEGVRQGLVMGFTNVGSAEQAVGVARRLAQVIS
- a CDS encoding type II toxin-antitoxin system HicB family antitoxin is translated as MQYPICIEWGDEHTATGIQIPDIPGAVTAGDTFESAYSAAIEIAHVMLEELARAGQAIPLPSPTHKHRVNPDFAGMGWGMLDIDITPYLGKTEKVNVTLPGYVIQQIDRFVREHNIKSRSSFLADAALEKLGR
- a CDS encoding type II toxin-antitoxin system HicA family toxin, whose protein sequence is MQSRQLIKELEAAGWILDRITGSHHLFKHPYRPNTVPVPHPKKDLPRGTVRAIRKLAGLI
- a CDS encoding DUF6429 family protein; amino-acid sequence: MEYDERLIEDAVLALLAAYSRDQGNTWKGFDFQIMNRLHEQGFISDPVNRNKSIWLTAQGLERGRQLADRLFGSRAHAEQVPDSNT